The Methanomassiliicoccales archaeon genome has a window encoding:
- a CDS encoding HAD-IC family P-type ATPase has product MEEGLTWHDRSVEESLDKLGTSRLGLTNKERERRLKEYGPNELEEKDRVRKIDILLAQLKNPLNLVLVVAAVVSYLGGKTIDTIVIAVIIAFNAIMGFVQEYKAERAVESLRSMVSQEVDVIRICDEDTHQECHEIRMKASNLVPGDLILIEAGDKVQADCRLLEAMNLEVDEAFLTGESTTVRKSTEPLDKDTPVAERKNIIFSGSSITQGRGKAVVFATGMRTEIGMIAGLIRESERGEAPIQRRTKDLSIKLGSLAVLASVLTLTIGLLRGFEFFEILAFSLAAAVSAIPEGLLVVMTIALSIGAYRMVRRNALIRRLNAVETLGSVTAICSDKTGTLTTNQMTARRVLADGKEIEITGVGFASEGSFQVNGKMIEVEGNSALITLLRGVVLCNDARLRQHEVEGEIRWEVIGDPTEGALIVAAEKASMHQDEIREDYHRIDEIPFNPAKRFMVTFHQSSDEIISFAKGAPEAILDICSSILLNGQIQDFSDDMKEEVIEKGQDMASSALRVLGVAYRDLDRKDLEDCKDIINEGKGDMIFLGLIGMIDPPRREARESVRLCRTAGIRVIMSTGDHKNTAEAIAKEIGILDPGDEAVTGAELDSLTDDELDIIERTTVFARVSPEHKNRIVNALKAKGHVVAMTGDGVNDAPALKSSNIAIAMGITGTDVTKEVADMILTDDNFASIVNAVEEGRVVFENIRKVVKYLITTNTAEIITILSALILFPDHPLILTPIMILWINLVTDGLLDKTLVLEAKEADIMEQPPRDPREKIIDRLMVRNVIILGVLMTAITLFFFDREIMNGDIQRARTFAFVTMAMFQVFNGLNCRSRDRSAFTLGFRTNKYLFVAMGASVCLLYLATTIPILQVGLGTVELRPIDWATIIASTSTVFILDEIRKLFTRRKGKTEMKAAAAH; this is encoded by the coding sequence CATAGCGGTGATCATTGCCTTCAATGCCATCATGGGCTTCGTACAGGAGTACAAGGCGGAGAGGGCAGTCGAGTCACTCAGATCCATGGTTTCTCAAGAGGTGGATGTGATAAGGATATGTGATGAAGATACACATCAGGAGTGCCATGAGATCAGGATGAAGGCCAGCAATCTGGTCCCGGGAGATCTCATCCTGATTGAGGCGGGGGACAAGGTCCAGGCGGATTGCCGCCTGCTTGAGGCCATGAACCTGGAGGTGGACGAAGCATTCCTCACAGGTGAGTCCACCACCGTGAGGAAATCAACAGAGCCACTTGACAAGGACACTCCGGTGGCTGAGCGGAAGAACATCATTTTCTCGGGCAGCAGCATCACTCAGGGCAGAGGGAAGGCGGTGGTCTTCGCCACTGGAATGAGAACGGAGATTGGGATGATCGCAGGGCTCATCCGGGAGTCCGAGAGGGGCGAAGCCCCCATTCAGAGAAGGACCAAGGACCTTAGCATCAAGCTGGGTTCATTAGCCGTTCTGGCAAGCGTTTTGACGCTCACCATTGGTCTCCTCCGTGGCTTTGAATTCTTCGAGATACTGGCATTCTCCCTTGCCGCTGCCGTCTCCGCCATACCTGAGGGGCTGCTGGTGGTCATGACGATCGCCCTGTCCATCGGGGCATACAGAATGGTTCGTCGAAATGCCCTGATCAGAAGGCTCAACGCGGTGGAGACCCTAGGTTCGGTGACGGCGATATGCAGTGACAAGACTGGCACACTCACGACCAATCAGATGACCGCTAGGCGCGTGCTCGCCGACGGAAAGGAGATAGAGATTACCGGGGTTGGCTTCGCCTCAGAGGGCTCGTTTCAGGTGAACGGTAAGATGATCGAGGTGGAGGGAAACTCGGCCCTCATCACGCTGCTCAGGGGGGTCGTTCTATGCAACGATGCCCGTCTCAGGCAGCATGAGGTTGAGGGTGAGATCAGATGGGAAGTGATAGGGGACCCAACAGAGGGTGCCTTGATCGTGGCCGCCGAGAAGGCCTCCATGCACCAGGATGAGATCAGGGAAGATTATCACAGGATCGATGAGATTCCATTCAATCCAGCCAAGCGGTTCATGGTGACCTTTCATCAATCCTCTGATGAGATAATCTCCTTTGCCAAGGGGGCCCCTGAGGCGATTCTGGATATTTGCTCTTCCATCCTCTTGAACGGCCAGATCCAGGATTTCAGCGATGACATGAAGGAGGAGGTGATAGAGAAGGGGCAGGATATGGCCTCCAGCGCCTTGAGGGTTCTGGGGGTGGCCTATCGAGATCTCGACAGAAAGGATCTGGAGGATTGCAAGGACATAATCAACGAAGGAAAGGGGGACATGATATTCTTGGGCCTTATCGGAATGATTGACCCTCCAAGGAGGGAGGCCCGGGAGTCGGTCAGGCTTTGCAGGACGGCCGGCATCAGGGTCATCATGTCTACCGGAGATCATAAGAATACCGCAGAGGCGATTGCCAAGGAGATAGGCATTCTGGATCCAGGGGACGAGGCGGTCACTGGTGCAGAGCTCGATTCCCTCACTGACGATGAGCTCGATATTATTGAAAGAACCACAGTCTTTGCCAGGGTCTCACCCGAGCACAAGAACAGAATTGTCAACGCTCTCAAGGCCAAAGGCCATGTGGTGGCCATGACCGGCGATGGTGTGAACGACGCACCCGCACTGAAATCATCCAATATCGCGATCGCGATGGGGATCACCGGCACCGATGTCACGAAGGAGGTGGCGGACATGATACTCACCGATGATAACTTCGCAAGCATCGTGAACGCCGTGGAGGAGGGGCGGGTGGTATTCGAGAACATCAGGAAGGTCGTCAAGTACCTGATCACCACCAACACGGCGGAGATCATTACCATTCTCAGTGCGCTGATTCTGTTTCCCGATCATCCCCTTATACTGACCCCCATCATGATCTTATGGATCAATCTGGTCACCGACGGATTACTGGACAAGACACTGGTTCTGGAGGCCAAGGAGGCGGACATCATGGAGCAGCCGCCCAGGGACCCTCGGGAGAAGATAATCGATCGCCTCATGGTCCGAAATGTGATCATCCTGGGGGTGCTGATGACTGCGATCACCCTCTTCTTCTTCGACAGGGAGATTATGAATGGTGATATTCAAAGGGCGCGAACCTTCGCTTTCGTCACCATGGCGATGTTCCAGGTGTTCAATGGTCTCAATTGCAGGTCCAGGGACAGATCTGCCTTCACTCTGGGGTTCAGGACCAACAAATACCTATTCGTAGCCATGGGAGCGTCCGTCTGCCTGCTGTATCTGGCTACCACCATCCCGATACTGCAGGTTGGTCTTGGGACGGTGGAGCTTCGCCCGATAGATTGGGCAACCATCATCGCCTCCACCAGCACCGTGTTCATTCTGGATGAGATCCGTAAGTTATTCACCAGAAGGAAGGGCAAGACTGAGATGAAAGCGGCTGCAGCACACTGA